ACAATTTGTGGCTAGCCAATCACTGCTCAGTATGGACACTCACAACAAGGAGATCAACCATGACTAGCTATGGCGTGTACCCTAGACCCACTTAGAATGACATTAGGGATGTAATTGGATGTTTTACTTGTAGTTAGTCTTCATTCTTAACCATCAAAACAGAAATAGTAGTTGCAATCTCATGGGATTATTTGTGAAGTGTATAATTTGATTGTGTTAATATTCAAATATGATTCTGAACTACAcgtttaatattatatatccAATCTACGGGAAAGAAGTTTGTGAAACTTCATCACTCTTTCTGAATTTATTAACTgcatgtaaaaaaaattgtagagAAATTTCTTTGAGTAACTTatgagttttaaaattaaaccaaACAGTATAGTAGGACTGAAATGAACTCAGTCTTGATCATTGAAATCACTAGTAACATTATGATGGGGTATGTTTAGGCAATTCTTAAGGATGCTACTCATTCAACAGATaggggaaaaaataaaaaagataaatattTACACTGCTTTCAAGGGATAATTGATTGTGTAGAGGTTGATGGAAAATATTGTAAACTAGATATTAGATGAGACTACACCAGGATCATTGTTCAATTGGTACTAGGAGATGGTTCCAAGCTGTCACGAGTGGTGGGTTCTGACTCAGCCTCAAGCTTCCTAAAAACTAGCTTTTGCTGGGGAAGTTGACCTTTGCCAAATGCTGTGAGTTCAGTGTCTATTAATATTGTGTCCTCATCCTTAAACTCTCCTCTCAAAATACCCTTGGCAAGTTCATTCTCTACATTCTGCTGAATCACTCGCTTCACTGGCCTAGCACCATAGTTAGGGTCATACCCCAAACTCCCAAGAACTTGGACAGCTGCATCTGTCACATGGATTTTCATCTTGCGGTCTGCAATTCTCTTCTGAACACGCTCCAACTGTAATAAACCCAAGAAAACGGAAAAGAGAGAGATTAGGCATGTACCATACAAGAATAACTTGCAATCTTGAAAGAAGACTCTTAATGAAATTGACAGTTTCTTAGCTAGTACTTCCACAAATCAAACACGAAACATCAGAGACATAAAACCGGTTAAATGTCGATGTTTTCTTAAGGTCCACTAACATGGTTTGAAGCTTAGAATTATAGCAAACCCACACACCATGTGTCTTATTTTGGTGAGAACATAGAAGTCCTTATTTTAACTTCAAGCTTCTCAATGATCGCAAAAGAAATCCCAAACTAGTTTCTTACAGATACACAAGAactaaacaataaacaatgctAGTAATAATTGTTAGAAAACAGGAATCAAACAATTTTTGGAAGAGAGGAGGCTGAGGAGTGTGAACATAGCAGCCTGTATTTTGACTTGAACTTATCTCAATGTTTGGATTTTGAAATAGTTTATTTGAACTTATCCTATAACATAAATGTCTATGCAAGTGTATGGaagagcttatgtaaatagtTTATGACATACCcaataagttgttttgagcttattttcataaattgttcatattagcttatgaataagtacTTATACCTATAAGTGTTCAATTAAGTTGTTCACCTGAACGCATTGTACGAATAAGTACTCATGAATGCAAGTTAACCTAAACTCAAGAATTTGTAATAACTGTTAGAACACAGCAATTGAACAATTTTTGAGAGGGAGGGGAGAGTGAGATTACCTGTAATCTGACAATGCTACTAATTTGATCACGGTCTAAAGGCTGGAAAACAATATACTCGTCAACTCTATTCATGAACTCAGGGCGAAAGATGGACCTTGCAGCATCCATTACCCGGTTTTTTATTGTTTCATAAGTTGATTCTTTTGGCACACTATCGTCATCGGTGTTGAGAATGTACTGTGATCCAACATTTGAGGTCATAATGATAACTGTGTTGGTGAAACTCACTGTGCGGCCCTGTGAGTCGGTTACTCTTCCATCATCCAGAATTTGAAGGAACACATTGAAGACATCAGCATGTGCCTTCTCAATCTCATCAAACAAAATAACAGAATACGGTCTGCGACGAACTGTTTCAGTGAGCTGCCCTCCCTCTTCATACCCAACATATCCAGGCGGTGCCCCGATCAATCTTGAAACTGCGTGCTTTTCCATGTACTCACTCATGTCAATTCGTACAAGTGCTTCTTCTGTGTTGAACATGTAGGACGCAAGTGTCTTAGCCAGCTCTGTCTTTCCTACACCTGTAGGTCCCATAAACATGAAACTAGCTATTGGACGATGAGGATCTGAGAGACCGGCTCTAGAACGTTGGATAGCCTCGGCTACTGCCCTAACTGCAGGGTCTTGACCTACAACGCGCCTGTGGAGAACTTCCTCTAAATACAACAACTTCTCCCTTTCGGATTGTTGGAGTTTTGAAACAGGTATACCAGTCCACTTGCTTACGATTTCAGCAATATCACTTCCTGTAACTTCCTCTCTCAGCATAGACTCCCCAGAGTTCATATATTCATCTAATTCCTTCTCTGCAGTTTCGAGTTGTCGTTGCAAGGAGTTCAGGCTGCCATACTTCAATTCAGCAGCATGATTAAGATCATACTCCCGCTCAGCCTGTTGGATCTCAAGATTCACCCTGTCTATCTGATGCATAAATACATAAATCATTAGTATCTGCTGTTGAACATaagttaatataattaatttaatttctaatttCAATTATAATTACCAACTTAATTCATATACTTACACTAGTTTTCCACATCATGGAAACACTACAGAATCCTATTCATCCTACCCTACTTTTAAacaatcacttatttaaaatgaaaaagagaaCCTTAAaccaaaggaagaagaaaaaactgTATATACACACACCTCTTCTTTGATTGATTGGATACGAGTCATGACAGACTTTTCATGCTCCCACTGTTCAGTCAGCTCAACCTGTTTCTCTTTCAAGAGAGAGAGCTCTGCCTCAAGACGACTCAGCCTATCTTTAGAAGCCTTGTCGGTATCATTCATGAGAGAGAGTCTCTCCATCTCCATTTTCAGGACTGCCCGATTGATCTCATCAAGTGCAGTAGGTTTAGAAGTTATTTCCATTTTCAGTTTGGCAGCTGCCTCATCAACTAGATCAATAGCTGTAATTTGGAAATGGGGAGCAATAAGTACTTTATGATCATTGTTGATACCAGTCCAAAAAGAAATTTCACTAAATAAAAGTGTAATAAATAGAGATAATCAGAACTATAATTTGATCATTTAAAACCAATCCTTCAAACTG
This is a stretch of genomic DNA from Lotus japonicus ecotype B-129 chromosome 1, LjGifu_v1.2. It encodes these proteins:
- the LOC130728577 gene encoding chaperone protein ClpB3, chloroplastic-like, translating into MASTTSFLLPHSVPISCTRNRARNSQHCQLSFPFSAIPISLKSLQLNQRHHLANGFHRIRRNPQGFSVRCEASNGRITQQEFTEMAWQAIVSSPEVAKENKHQIVETEHLMKALLEQKNGLARRIFSKVGVDNTRLLEATDKYIQRQPKVLGESGGSMLGRDLEALIQRARDYRKEYEDSFVSVEHLVLGFSQDQRLGKQLFREFQVSQQALKSAIESIRGRQSVIDQDPEGKYEALEKYGKDLTAMAKAGKLDPVIGRDDEIRRCIQILSRRTKNNPVLIGEPGVGKTAISEGLAQRIVQGDVPQALMNRRLISLDMGALIAGAKYRGEFEDRLKAVLKEVTESDGQTILFIDEIHTVVGAGATNGAMDAGNLLKPMLGRGELRCIGATTLDEYRKYIEKDPALERRFQQVYVDQPTVEDTISILRGLRERYELHHGVRISDSALVEAAILSDRYISGRFLPDKAIDLVDEAAAKLKMEITSKPTALDEINRAVLKMEMERLSLMNDTDKASKDRLSRLEAELSLLKEKQVELTEQWEHEKSVMTRIQSIKEEIDRVNLEIQQAEREYDLNHAAELKYGSLNSLQRQLETAEKELDEYMNSGESMLREEVTGSDIAEIVSKWTGIPVSKLQQSEREKLLYLEEVLHRRVVGQDPAVRAVAEAIQRSRAGLSDPHRPIASFMFMGPTGVGKTELAKTLASYMFNTEEALVRIDMSEYMEKHAVSRLIGAPPGYVGYEEGGQLTETVRRRPYSVILFDEIEKAHADVFNVFLQILDDGRVTDSQGRTVSFTNTVIIMTSNVGSQYILNTDDDSVPKESTYETIKNRVMDAARSIFRPEFMNRVDEYIVFQPLDRDQISSIVRLQLERVQKRIADRKMKIHVTDAAVQVLGSLGYDPNYGARPVKRVIQQNVENELAKGILRGEFKDEDTILIDTELTAFGKGQLPQQKLVFRKLEAESEPTTRDSLEPSPSTN